DNA from Methylobacterium currus:
ATCGGCACAACTTGATTTGGCCGCAAAGGGGAGCGATCGAAGCCTGACGACGGCCGCGCTCGCGGGCGGCAGGGGAGATCCGGGGCCTCCGCCTTGCTCGGAAGCTTGGGCGTCAGTACGGTCCGGCACCTCCCCGAGCCGCCCCGTGGCCGTCCCTGTCCGGTCGGAAGACGCCGAAGCTTGCGCACGTTCTCACTCGTCCTCGCCTGCCTCGCGGCCCTCGCCGGGCTGCTCCTCGCCGCGCCGGAGGCCCGCGCGGTCGAGGCCGTGCGCGTCACCCTCGATTCGCAGGCCATCGATCTCACCCCGGCGATCGAGCGCTACCGCTCCGACGGCGACCTGATCCAGATCTCCACAGCCCCGGGCAAGGACGGCATCGTGCGCCGCATCGCCGTGAAGGCGCGCGAGACCGGGGCGCGGCCGGACTGGATGGTGTTCGCGCTCACCAACGACACCGACGAGCAGATCGACCGCCTCCTGGTGGCCCCGCATTTCCGCCTCGTCGGCTCCGGCGTGGTCTGGCCCGATCTCGGCGGCTCGCGCATCGCCGCCATCACGGCGAGCCAGGGCATCCGGCCCGAGCGCGACGAAAGCCCGGATGCCGACCAGTTCGTCATCACCCTCGATCCCGGCACCACCGTCACCTTCGTGGCGGAACTCCGCACCCCCAACGTGCCGCAGGTCTACCTCTGGGACCAGGACGCCTACCGCAAGAAGGCCACCGGCCTCACCCTCTACAAGGGCATCATCATCGGCATCGCCGGGCTGCTGGCGCTGTTCCTGACGATCGTGTTCGTGGTCAAGGGTGCAATCATCTTCCCGGCCGCCGCCGCCCTCGCCTGGGCGGTGCTGGCCTATGCGTGCATCGATTTCGGGTTCTTCCAGCGCATCTTCCCGGTCACGGAGGCCGCCGAGCGGATCTATCGCGCCTCCGCGGAAGCCGTGCTCGGCGCGACGCTGCTGGTTTTCCTGTTCGCCTATCTCAACCTCGCCCGCTGGCACGTGCGCTACAGCCACGTCGCGCTGATCTGGCTCCTGTTCCTCGCCGGCCTCGTCGGCCTCGCCGTCATCGACCCGCCGGTGGCGGCGGGCGTGGCGCGGATCTCGGTCGCGACGGTGGCGGGCGTCGGCCTGCTGCTGGTGGTCTACCTCGCCATCCACAACGGCTACGACCGGGCGATCCTGCTGATCCCGACCTGGCTCCTGCTGCTCGCCTGGGTGGTGGCGGCGGGCTTCGCCATCACCGGCCAGCTCCACAACGACCTCGTCCAGCCGGCCCTCATCGGCGGCCTGGTGCTGATCGTGATGCTGATCGGCTTCACGGTGCTCCAGCACGCCTTCGCGGGAGGGGGCCTCGGCAACAGCCTCGTCTCCGACACCGAGCGGCGGGCGCTGGCGCTCACCGGCGCCGGCGACGTGGTGTTCGACTGGGACGTGCCGGGGGACCGGGTCTTCGCCGGGCCCGAGATCGAGGGACAGCTGGGCCTCAAGCGCGGGGCGCTCGAGGGGCCGCAGGCGAACTGGCTCTCCCTCCTCCACCCCTTCGACGTCGAGCGCTACTCGGCGGCCCTCGACACGGTGATCGAGGAGCGGCGCGGCCGCATCTCCCAGGATTTCCGCCTGCGCTCGGCGGCCGGGCCCTATTACTGGTTCCGCCTCAAGGCCCGGCCGGTGATCGGCACCGACGGCGAGGTGGTGCGCATCGTCGGCACCATCGCGGACGTGACCGAGGCGAAGATCGCCGAGGAGCGGCTGCTGCACGATGCCGTCCACGACAACCTCACCGGGTTGCCGAACCGCGAATTGTTCAGCGACCGGCTCGATGCGGCCCTCGCCCTCGCGAGCCAGGACCCGCGCCTCAAGCCGACCCTGTTCGTGATCGACATCGACCGCTTCAAGCAGGTCAACGACGCGATCGGGCTCTCGGCCGGCGATTCGATCCTGCTGACGCTGTCGCGCCGCCTCAACCGGCTCCTACGGCCGCAGGACACCCTGGCGCGGGTCGCCGGCGACGAATTCGCCATCATCCTGCTCTCCGAGCGCGACCCCGACCGGATCATCGCCTTCGCCGACAGCATCCGCCGGGCGATCACCACGCCGATCACCTATGCCGACCGCGAAATCTTCCTGACGCCCTCGATCGGCGTCGCCCTGCACGAGGCGGGGGCGGTCGTGAAGCGCGACGACGTGGTGAAGAACGCCGAGCTCGCCATGATCAACGGCAAGCGCCAGGGCGGCGACCGGATCGAGGTCTACCGCCCGACCATGCGGTCCGACCGCGGCGAGCGGATGATGCTGGAGAGCGACCTGCGCCGGGCGCTGGAGCGCAACGAGATCAAGGTGCTGTTCCAGCCGATCGTGCGCCTCGAAGACCGCACGGTGGCGGGCTTCGAGACGGTTCTGCGCTGGGACCACCCGCGCCTCGGCCGCGTCGCCCCGCAGGTCTTCCTGCCGATCGCGGAGGAATCCGGGCTCATCGTCAACCTGGGCGTCTTCGCCCTCGAGCGCACCGCCGCCGAACTCGCTGCCTGGCAGCAGGCGCTGGTGGTCGAGCCGCCGATCTTCGCCTCGGTCAACCTGTCCTCGCGCCAGCTCCTGCGGCACGACCTCCTGCACGACGTGAAGACCGTGCTCGCCCGCACCGGCGTCGTCCCGGGCTCGCTCAAACTGGAGCTGACCGAGGCCCTGGTGATGGAGAACCCGGAATACGCCGCCCAGATGCTCGCCCGCATCCACGAGCTCGGCGCGGGCCTCTGCCTCGACGATTTCGGCACCGGCTACTCGGCGCTGACCTACATGCAGCGCTTCCCCTTCGACACGATCAAGATCGACCATTCCTTCGTGCGCCAGATGGCGAACGGGCGCTCAGGCATCCTGCGCTCGATCGTCCGGATGGCGCAGGAGCTCGGGCTCGAGATCATCGCCGAGGGCGCCGAATCGGAAGCCGACGCCCTGGCGCTGGCCGAGATCGGCTGCGACTACGCGCAGGGCTTCGCCTTCGGCGAGCCGATGTCGATCCTCCAGGCGCGGCAACTGGTGGGGGCGGCGCCGG
Protein-coding regions in this window:
- a CDS encoding EAL domain-containing protein, with the translated sequence MRTFSLVLACLAALAGLLLAAPEARAVEAVRVTLDSQAIDLTPAIERYRSDGDLIQISTAPGKDGIVRRIAVKARETGARPDWMVFALTNDTDEQIDRLLVAPHFRLVGSGVVWPDLGGSRIAAITASQGIRPERDESPDADQFVITLDPGTTVTFVAELRTPNVPQVYLWDQDAYRKKATGLTLYKGIIIGIAGLLALFLTIVFVVKGAIIFPAAAALAWAVLAYACIDFGFFQRIFPVTEAAERIYRASAEAVLGATLLVFLFAYLNLARWHVRYSHVALIWLLFLAGLVGLAVIDPPVAAGVARISVATVAGVGLLLVVYLAIHNGYDRAILLIPTWLLLLAWVVAAGFAITGQLHNDLVQPALIGGLVLIVMLIGFTVLQHAFAGGGLGNSLVSDTERRALALTGAGDVVFDWDVPGDRVFAGPEIEGQLGLKRGALEGPQANWLSLLHPFDVERYSAALDTVIEERRGRISQDFRLRSAAGPYYWFRLKARPVIGTDGEVVRIVGTIADVTEAKIAEERLLHDAVHDNLTGLPNRELFSDRLDAALALASQDPRLKPTLFVIDIDRFKQVNDAIGLSAGDSILLTLSRRLNRLLRPQDTLARVAGDEFAIILLSERDPDRIIAFADSIRRAITTPITYADREIFLTPSIGVALHEAGAVVKRDDVVKNAELAMINGKRQGGDRIEVYRPTMRSDRGERMMLESDLRRALERNEIKVLFQPIVRLEDRTVAGFETVLRWDHPRLGRVAPQVFLPIAEESGLIVNLGVFALERTAAELAAWQQALVVEPPIFASVNLSSRQLLRHDLLHDVKTVLARTGVVPGSLKLELTEALVMENPEYAAQMLARIHELGAGLCLDDFGTGYSALTYMQRFPFDTIKIDHSFVRQMANGRSGILRSIVRMAQELGLEIIAEGAESEADALALAEIGCDYAQGFAFGEPMSILQARQLVGAAPEAA